The Lycium ferocissimum isolate CSIRO_LF1 chromosome 10, AGI_CSIRO_Lferr_CH_V1, whole genome shotgun sequence genome window below encodes:
- the LOC132035421 gene encoding uncharacterized protein LOC132035421 isoform X2 gives MKTVDVALLVALMVVVHVPFGHTFPSTVPSFLWSSHQHGVASSEAVNYRTLSLKDLVKSVMAEGGWSDLLCSGKGGQHLDLALVFVGKELQSVDIARPKSANSELVDLLKASVAKSNFSLAFPYIDASEESESVESSLISEFTNTCGHGLEASNIAFSESCSVEGESFEKLTDVLSVQNYLLSTTKQSKGQPNLIVLCDQGHLTLEGAEEQISEVLSQLLSYVENLGAKYTALYVSDPFRSIQFPSHREVERFLAEGTGNKSVNGCDGVCQIKSSFLEGLFVAIVLLIILISGLCCMSGIDTPTRFEAPTDS, from the exons ATGAAGACGGTTGACGTGGCATTGTTGGTTGCTTTAATGGTTGTAGTTCATGTTCCATTTGGACATACGTTTCCATCTACTGTTCCTTCATTTCTTTGGTCATCGCATCAACATGG AGTTGCCTCAAGTGAAGCTGTCAATTACAGAACCCTTTCATTGAAGGATTTAGTCAAGTCTGTTATGGCTGAGGGTGGTTGGTCAGACTTGCTG TGCTCAGGAAAAGGTGGACAGCATCTGGATCTTGCACTTGTTTTTGTTGGGAAAGAG TTGCAATCTGTGGATATCGCTAGACCCAAAAGTGCCAATTCGGAGCTTGTGGACTTGCTGAAG GCCTCTGTTGCAAAGTCCAACTTTTCTTTGGCATTCCCTTACATTGATGCATCAGAGGAGAGTGAATCAGTGGAAAGCTCCTTGATTTCAGAATTTACAAACACGTGTGGGCATGGTCTTGAGGCCAGCAACATTGCTTTCTCAGAATCGTGCTCTGTGGAGGGTGAAAGTTTTGAGAAACTTACTGATGTCCTCTCAGTTCAG AACTATCTGCTATCAACGACTAAACAATCCAAGGGGCAACCAAATTTGATTGTTCTCTGCGACCAAGGTCACCTTACTTTGGAAGGAGCTGAAGAACAAATCTCTGAGG TGTTATCTCAATTGCTCAGTTACGTGGAGAATCTGGGAGCAAAATACACCGCGCTCTATGTATCAGATCCTTTTAGGTCAATTCAGTTCCCCTCTCATAGGGAAGTAGAAAGATTTCTTGCTGAAGGTACTGGAAATAAATCAGTCAATGGTTGCGATGGAGTTTGCcaaattaaatcctcatttttggagggcttatttGTG GCAATTGTTTTGCTTATAATTTTGATATCCGGCCTTTGCTGCATGAGTGGAATTGATACTCCGACAAGGTTTGAGGCCCCTACAGATTCTTAA
- the LOC132035421 gene encoding uncharacterized protein LOC132035421 isoform X1 gives MKTVDVALLVALMVVVHVPFGHTFPSTVPSFLWSSHQHGVASSEAVNYRTLSLKDLVKSVMAEGGWSDLLCSGKGGQHLDLALVFVGKELQSVDIARPKSANSELVDLLKASVAKSNFSLAFPYIDASEESESVESSLISEFTNTCGHGLEASNIAFSESCSVEGESFEKLTDVLSVQNYLLSTTKQSKGQPNLIVLCDQGHLTLEGAEEQISEGAVLSQLLSYVENLGAKYTALYVSDPFRSIQFPSHREVERFLAEGTGNKSVNGCDGVCQIKSSFLEGLFVAIVLLIILISGLCCMSGIDTPTRFEAPTDS, from the exons ATGAAGACGGTTGACGTGGCATTGTTGGTTGCTTTAATGGTTGTAGTTCATGTTCCATTTGGACATACGTTTCCATCTACTGTTCCTTCATTTCTTTGGTCATCGCATCAACATGG AGTTGCCTCAAGTGAAGCTGTCAATTACAGAACCCTTTCATTGAAGGATTTAGTCAAGTCTGTTATGGCTGAGGGTGGTTGGTCAGACTTGCTG TGCTCAGGAAAAGGTGGACAGCATCTGGATCTTGCACTTGTTTTTGTTGGGAAAGAG TTGCAATCTGTGGATATCGCTAGACCCAAAAGTGCCAATTCGGAGCTTGTGGACTTGCTGAAG GCCTCTGTTGCAAAGTCCAACTTTTCTTTGGCATTCCCTTACATTGATGCATCAGAGGAGAGTGAATCAGTGGAAAGCTCCTTGATTTCAGAATTTACAAACACGTGTGGGCATGGTCTTGAGGCCAGCAACATTGCTTTCTCAGAATCGTGCTCTGTGGAGGGTGAAAGTTTTGAGAAACTTACTGATGTCCTCTCAGTTCAG AACTATCTGCTATCAACGACTAAACAATCCAAGGGGCAACCAAATTTGATTGTTCTCTGCGACCAAGGTCACCTTACTTTGGAAGGAGCTGAAGAACAAATCTCTGAGG GAGCAGTGTTATCTCAATTGCTCAGTTACGTGGAGAATCTGGGAGCAAAATACACCGCGCTCTATGTATCAGATCCTTTTAGGTCAATTCAGTTCCCCTCTCATAGGGAAGTAGAAAGATTTCTTGCTGAAGGTACTGGAAATAAATCAGTCAATGGTTGCGATGGAGTTTGCcaaattaaatcctcatttttggagggcttatttGTG GCAATTGTTTTGCTTATAATTTTGATATCCGGCCTTTGCTGCATGAGTGGAATTGATACTCCGACAAGGTTTGAGGCCCCTACAGATTCTTAA